The proteins below are encoded in one region of Shewanella algae:
- the yidZ gene encoding HTH-type transcriptional regulator YidZ: MNRALHRLDLNLLVTLQILLSERSVTRAAKRLSVTPSAVSKSLTKLRHWFDDPLLVRSPQGLLPTPLALALAEELAELFQLASSIVAKRNVEVPKGVEFQLMLESPFYLELLPELPGLIDAHFPDSVVRIRNWDYDSLDAIISGKADLGLSGRESHPGSRETLALLPAAVDYEVLFSDEPLVYLRKDHPALQQVWNLETFLEYRQINIEWEKCEGWALDSLLAEKGLKRDIALSVSLFEQSLWLASQPGSQLLTTAPGYCRTYAARTCPELVTRPLPMVAEDREKLTILFTLMWHKRNSHNSKLRWLKETIRRQLEQRLSL, from the coding sequence ATGAACAGAGCCTTACATCGCCTCGATCTTAACCTCTTGGTCACGCTGCAGATCCTCCTCAGTGAGCGTAGTGTTACCAGAGCGGCCAAACGCCTGTCGGTAACACCTTCTGCCGTAAGTAAATCTTTGACCAAGTTACGTCATTGGTTCGATGACCCTCTATTGGTTCGTTCTCCCCAGGGCCTGCTGCCGACGCCATTGGCGTTGGCATTGGCCGAAGAGTTGGCCGAGCTGTTTCAGTTGGCCAGCAGTATAGTTGCCAAACGCAATGTTGAAGTCCCCAAAGGGGTAGAGTTTCAGCTGATGTTGGAGTCACCATTCTACCTCGAATTGTTGCCTGAACTTCCGGGGTTGATTGATGCCCATTTCCCTGATTCCGTGGTGCGGATCCGCAATTGGGACTATGACTCCTTGGACGCCATTATTTCCGGCAAGGCTGATTTGGGGCTATCGGGGCGTGAGAGTCATCCCGGCTCGCGGGAGACGCTGGCACTCTTGCCTGCGGCCGTGGATTATGAGGTCTTGTTCAGCGACGAGCCCTTGGTATATCTGCGGAAAGATCATCCCGCACTGCAGCAAGTCTGGAACCTGGAGACATTCCTTGAGTATCGGCAAATCAATATCGAGTGGGAAAAATGTGAGGGCTGGGCTCTGGATAGCCTGCTGGCTGAAAAAGGTCTGAAGCGGGATATCGCGTTGTCGGTTTCCCTGTTTGAGCAATCTTTATGGCTGGCATCACAGCCCGGGTCGCAGCTGTTAACCACGGCTCCTGGCTATTGCCGGACCTATGCGGCCAGGACATGCCCTGAGCTGGTGACCCGGCCATTGCCAATGGTTGCGGAAGATAGGGAAAAACTCACCATTCTCTTTACCCTGATGTGGCACAAACGCAACAGCCACAATTCCAAGTTGCGCTGGCTTAAGGAAACCATTCGCCGGCAATTGGAACAGCGGCTGTCGCTTTAA
- the ompW gene encoding outer membrane protein OmpW, with the protein MMKKNIVSGLIAAALFSTVAAPALAHKAGDFIVRAGAVVVAPDESSPVVADIASFGVDNNTQLGLNFGYMLTDNFGIELLAATPFSHDVSLGALGKIAETKHLPPTLVAQYYFGNAESKLRPYVGVGVNYTNFFDNDFTDEAKGLGLDNLSLSNSWGWAAQVGLDYQINDNWLVNASVWYAKISTDVKFTMGGAEQVVDTDIDPWVYMISVGYTF; encoded by the coding sequence ATGATGAAAAAAAATATCGTATCAGGATTGATTGCCGCCGCCCTTTTTTCTACTGTTGCTGCCCCTGCACTGGCCCACAAGGCCGGTGACTTTATTGTTCGTGCCGGTGCCGTTGTGGTAGCCCCGGACGAGTCCAGCCCGGTTGTGGCCGATATCGCCTCTTTTGGCGTGGACAATAACACCCAGTTGGGTCTGAACTTCGGCTATATGCTGACAGATAACTTTGGTATCGAACTGTTGGCCGCTACCCCGTTCAGCCATGACGTATCTCTGGGGGCACTCGGCAAGATTGCCGAAACCAAGCACCTGCCGCCTACCTTGGTGGCCCAGTACTACTTCGGTAATGCCGAGTCCAAGCTGCGTCCTTACGTGGGTGTCGGTGTTAACTACACCAACTTCTTCGACAATGACTTCACCGATGAAGCTAAAGGTCTGGGTCTGGATAACCTGAGTTTGAGCAACTCTTGGGGCTGGGCTGCACAAGTGGGTCTGGATTATCAGATCAACGATAATTGGCTGGTAAATGCTTCTGTGTGGTACGCCAAGATCAGCACAGACGTGAAATTCACTATGGGCGGTGCCGAGCAGGTTGTTGATACTGACATAGATCCTTGGGTCTATATGATCAGTGTCGGTTACACCTTCTGA
- a CDS encoding nucleotidyltransferase family protein, whose translation MVANDELEPRGPQQVSESEAAELIENWLMQDRMRMQVLECVANLGPIDAWVVAGFVRNLVWDKLHGSVSRLSDIDVLYFEPNDSSEVTDRAYEAKLATALDLPWSVKNQARMHLKNHHKPYTSVIDAMSYWPEQQTALAVRLRAGELQLLNLFPLGPLLALELSPNPKSTPGVFESRLKAKNWLANYPLLKRLY comes from the coding sequence ATGGTGGCAAATGATGAGTTAGAGCCGAGAGGGCCGCAGCAGGTCAGTGAAAGTGAGGCGGCTGAGCTGATTGAAAACTGGCTCATGCAGGACAGGATGCGAATGCAGGTACTTGAGTGTGTTGCAAACCTTGGGCCTATTGATGCCTGGGTCGTCGCAGGATTTGTCCGTAATCTGGTGTGGGACAAGTTGCACGGCAGTGTATCCAGGCTCAGCGACATAGATGTGCTCTACTTTGAGCCAAACGACAGCTCGGAAGTCACCGACAGGGCCTATGAGGCCAAGTTGGCCACAGCACTCGACTTACCATGGTCGGTAAAGAACCAGGCCAGAATGCACCTTAAAAACCACCATAAACCCTATACTTCAGTGATTGATGCCATGAGTTACTGGCCAGAGCAGCAAACGGCCCTGGCTGTCAGGTTGAGGGCAGGGGAGCTGCAACTGCTCAATCTGTTCCCGCTTGGCCCATTACTGGCGCTGGAACTCAGTCCTAATCCCAAGAGCACTCCCGGCGTATTCGAGAGTCGGCTCAAGGCCAAGAATTGGTTGGCAAACTATCCGTTGCTCAAGAGGCTTTACTGA
- a CDS encoding MdtL family multidrug efflux MFS transporter produces MLTSKFLLYQLIMRYYLICAFALVLLYPLGIDLYLVGLPEIALILNADEAQLHNAFSCYLAGMALAMLLGGHLADRLGRKPVALCGALIFVLSSIWAATTLSITAFLFARAGQGIGAGAAYLVTFAILRDVLDDQRRAKVLSMINGITCIVPVLAPVLGHLVLQYFPWPALFVLMALLAAAALILCLGLQESLPAKTAEELIAGESLLCVTFISRLLISCLAVTAILTFVNTSPMLLMEQLGLDSGGYASAMGGLALISMVMAFVSPWLIDSIGQQRMLQLSQLAFALAATVLLLAASLAAELWLYLLGIGFVCAGFSVGFGVTMSQALAPFAQRSALASSILGICQISWSGAFIAISAWFGLTASTMLILSLLIAALGSIILLYFTSRAPIKTNSQWKQDEQSLTSPRS; encoded by the coding sequence ATGCTGACAAGCAAATTCCTGCTCTATCAACTGATCATGCGTTATTACCTTATCTGTGCCTTTGCCTTGGTTTTACTCTATCCATTGGGGATCGATCTCTACTTGGTTGGCTTGCCCGAGATAGCCCTCATCCTAAACGCCGATGAGGCCCAATTGCACAACGCCTTTTCCTGTTATCTGGCGGGCATGGCTCTGGCCATGTTGCTCGGTGGGCATCTTGCCGATAGGCTCGGGCGCAAGCCGGTAGCCCTTTGCGGAGCGTTGATTTTTGTGCTGTCGTCGATTTGGGCCGCCACGACTCTATCAATCACGGCGTTTTTGTTTGCCAGGGCCGGACAGGGTATAGGTGCCGGGGCGGCCTATCTGGTGACCTTTGCCATTCTGCGGGATGTGCTTGATGACCAAAGACGAGCCAAAGTCTTGTCGATGATAAATGGAATTACCTGCATAGTGCCGGTTCTAGCGCCTGTGCTGGGGCATTTGGTTTTGCAGTATTTTCCCTGGCCGGCGCTGTTTGTATTGATGGCTTTGTTGGCTGCGGCGGCGCTGATTTTGTGTTTGGGTTTGCAAGAGTCGCTTCCGGCCAAGACGGCGGAAGAATTGATAGCCGGTGAATCCTTGCTCTGTGTGACTTTCATCAGTCGCTTATTGATCAGTTGTCTGGCCGTGACGGCGATACTCACCTTCGTCAATACTTCGCCCATGCTGTTGATGGAGCAGTTAGGGCTCGACAGTGGTGGCTACGCCTCAGCCATGGGTGGTTTGGCACTGATAAGCATGGTTATGGCCTTTGTTTCTCCCTGGCTAATAGATTCGATTGGCCAACAACGCATGTTGCAACTGTCGCAACTGGCTTTTGCCTTGGCGGCCACTGTACTGCTGTTGGCTGCGTCTCTGGCCGCAGAGCTTTGGCTATATTTGCTGGGCATTGGCTTTGTTTGCGCCGGTTTTTCTGTGGGGTTCGGGGTCACTATGAGCCAGGCTCTGGCCCCCTTTGCTCAGCGCTCGGCTCTGGCAAGTTCCATATTGGGGATCTGCCAGATAAGTTGGTCTGGAGCCTTCATTGCGATAAGTGCCTGGTTTGGATTGACGGCGAGCACTATGTTGATACTGAGCTTGCTGATCGCCGCTTTGGGCAGCATCATACTGCTGTATTTTACCTCGCGCGCTCCAATTAAGACCAATAGCCAATGGAAGCAAGATGAACAGAGCCTTACATCGCCTCGATCTTAA
- the cydB gene encoding cytochrome d ubiquinol oxidase subunit II has product MFDYEILRFIWWLLVGVLLIGFAITDGFDMGVGALLPILGKDDTERRVMINTVAPHWDGNQVWLITGAGALFAAWPTVYAVSFSGFYVAMIIVLLALYLRPVGFDYRSKIEDPRWRKSWDWALFVAGFVPPLIIGVAFGNLLQGVPFSFDEYLRAHYDGGLFGLLNGFGLLAGLVSACMFMMQGACWLQMKTEGELRNRAAAASQLTALLLIVLFGAAGVWLATGIDGYVVTSALDTNAVSDPTMKTVEVVSGAWMANYDKYPVTMLFPALGLLAPALVLLTSRMGRSGFAFLFSSLAIAGIILTCGAAMFPFVMPSSQEPNVSLTMWDATASQMTLTVMTWVAIIFVPTVLSYTCWTYYKMYGRLNRQHIENNSTSLY; this is encoded by the coding sequence ATGTTTGATTATGAAATATTAAGATTTATCTGGTGGTTGTTAGTTGGCGTCTTGCTCATAGGCTTCGCTATTACTGATGGCTTTGACATGGGGGTAGGTGCCTTACTGCCAATCTTGGGTAAGGACGATACCGAGCGCCGGGTGATGATTAACACGGTTGCTCCTCACTGGGATGGTAACCAGGTGTGGTTGATCACCGGTGCCGGTGCCCTGTTCGCCGCTTGGCCTACTGTATATGCCGTTTCTTTTTCCGGCTTTTACGTGGCCATGATCATAGTGTTGCTGGCGCTGTACCTGCGTCCCGTAGGTTTCGACTATCGCTCCAAGATAGAAGATCCACGCTGGCGCAAGAGCTGGGACTGGGCATTGTTTGTCGCAGGTTTTGTTCCTCCGCTGATTATAGGTGTTGCCTTCGGTAACCTGCTGCAAGGCGTGCCTTTCAGCTTCGACGAGTACCTGCGTGCCCACTATGATGGTGGCCTGTTCGGTCTGCTCAATGGCTTTGGCCTGTTGGCCGGTCTGGTCAGTGCCTGTATGTTCATGATGCAGGGTGCTTGCTGGTTGCAGATGAAGACCGAAGGTGAGCTGCGCAATCGCGCCGCTGCAGCTTCACAGTTGACCGCACTGCTGCTGATTGTACTGTTCGGTGCAGCCGGTGTGTGGCTGGCTACCGGTATTGATGGCTATGTGGTGACTTCGGCTCTGGATACTAACGCCGTATCTGACCCAACCATGAAGACAGTTGAAGTTGTTTCCGGTGCTTGGATGGCCAACTACGACAAGTACCCAGTGACCATGCTGTTCCCTGCTTTGGGCCTGTTGGCGCCGGCCTTGGTGCTGCTGACCAGCCGTATGGGGCGTAGCGGTTTCGCCTTCCTGTTCAGCTCACTGGCCATTGCCGGTATCATCCTGACCTGTGGCGCGGCTATGTTCCCATTCGTGATGCCTTCATCACAGGAGCCTAACGTCAGTCTGACCATGTGGGACGCTACTGCCAGCCAGATGACTCTGACTGTGATGACTTGGGTTGCGATCATCTTTGTACCAACAGTGCTGAGTTACACCTGCTGGACTTACTACAAGATGTATGGCCGTCTGAACCGTCAGCACATTGAAAACAACAGCACATCACTTTACTAA
- the purL gene encoding phosphoribosylformylglycinamidine synthase: MEIIRGAPALSAFRVQKLMQACEAAQLPVKQIYAEYVHLAYLSEALNPDDQAQLSKILTYGPAIESHEPQGTLLFVTPRPGTISPWSSKATDIAQNCGLKQVKRLERGLAYYVESDALSCEQLKSLKALLHDRMMEVVLDSFEAADVLFARTEPKPFVSVNILGEGRRALEIANREMGLALADDEIDYLVTNFLRLERNPNDIELMMFAQANSEHCRHKIFNADWTIDGEVQPKSLFKMIKNTYEKTPDYVLSAYKDNAAVMTGFEAGRFFPDSDGVYRYHTEPMHILMKVETHNHPTAISPYPGAATGSGGEIRDEGATGRGSKPKAGLTGFSVSNLKIPGFVQPWEGDYGKPDRIVTAFDIMIDGPLGGAAFNNEFGRPALLGYFRTYEQQVCSHNGVEVRGYHKPIMLAGGLGNIREEHVQKGEISLGAKLIVLGGPAMNIGLGGGAASSMASGQSSEDLDFASVQRENPEMERRCQEVIDRCWQMGDANPIQFIHDVGAGGLSNAFPELVSDAGRGGKFELRNVPSDEPGMSPLEIWCNESQERYVLSVAAENLDTFAAICERERAPFAVVGEAVAEQHLSLSDEHFDNKPIDLPLEVLLGKPPKMSRDVVSQKAQSAALDEASIDLAQAVKRVLTLPTVADKSFLITIGDRTVTGLVNRDQMVGPWQVPVADCAVTAASFDSYVGEAMSMGERTPLALLDFGASARMAVAESLLNMAGADIGSLKRIKLSANWMSAAGHPGEDAGLYEAVKAVGEELCPELELTIPVGKDSMSMKTAWEDKGEQKAVTAPMSLIISAFGAVRDIRNTVTPELRTDKGETVLLLADLAKGKTRLGGSCLAQVFGELGDIAPDLDQAAVLKGFFEVTQQLVAERSLLAYHDKSDGGLFTTLVEMAFAGHTGLNVDISALAGSALARLFNEELGAVLQVSKDQAAEIIKAYTDAGVDCHPIAELSDDGRIRIQDQCAEIYSASRTELRKLWSETTYRMQALRDNPECAREEFDLKLDETDPGLTVNLSFDPAEDVAAPYILKGAAPKMAILREQGVNSHIEMAAAFERAGFESRDVHMSDILSGRISLEEFQGLVACGGFSYGDVLGAGEGWAKSILFNSRAREDFSRFFERADSFALGVCNGCQMLSNLKEIIPGTEHWPHFVRNRSERFEARFSLVEVQQSPSLFFSGMAGSRMPIAVSHGEGRAEFASAAAMAAAEQSGTVALRYVNGKGEVASLYPQNPNGSPNGLSGICSLDGKVTIMMPHPERVFRTVANSWHPENWGEDSPWMRMFRNARVKLG, translated from the coding sequence ATGGAGATCATCCGCGGAGCCCCCGCACTCTCGGCATTCAGAGTGCAAAAGCTGATGCAGGCCTGTGAAGCCGCCCAGCTTCCGGTAAAGCAAATCTATGCCGAATATGTTCATTTGGCTTATCTGAGCGAAGCGCTCAACCCCGATGACCAAGCGCAGTTGAGTAAGATTCTAACCTACGGTCCGGCCATCGAATCCCACGAGCCCCAAGGCACTCTCCTTTTTGTTACTCCCCGTCCCGGTACTATTTCTCCCTGGTCTTCCAAAGCCACCGATATCGCCCAAAACTGCGGCCTCAAGCAGGTAAAACGTTTGGAACGCGGTCTGGCTTACTATGTGGAATCCGACGCTCTGAGCTGCGAACAGCTCAAGAGCCTCAAGGCGCTGCTGCATGACCGCATGATGGAAGTGGTACTGGACAGCTTTGAAGCGGCCGATGTGCTGTTTGCCCGCACTGAGCCCAAGCCTTTTGTCAGCGTCAACATTCTCGGCGAAGGCCGCAGAGCGCTGGAAATCGCCAACCGCGAAATGGGCCTGGCGTTGGCCGATGATGAAATCGACTACCTGGTCACCAATTTCCTGCGCCTTGAGCGCAACCCCAACGACATTGAACTTATGATGTTCGCCCAGGCGAACTCAGAGCACTGTCGTCACAAGATCTTCAACGCCGATTGGACCATTGACGGTGAAGTGCAGCCAAAGTCGCTGTTCAAGATGATCAAGAATACCTATGAGAAGACCCCGGACTATGTGTTGTCGGCCTATAAAGACAACGCCGCGGTAATGACAGGTTTTGAAGCCGGGCGTTTCTTCCCCGACAGTGACGGCGTTTATCGCTATCACACAGAGCCGATGCATATTCTGATGAAGGTGGAGACCCACAACCACCCGACCGCCATCAGTCCTTATCCTGGTGCTGCAACAGGCTCTGGCGGTGAAATCCGTGACGAAGGCGCTACCGGCCGCGGCTCCAAGCCCAAGGCGGGGTTAACCGGCTTCAGCGTATCCAACCTCAAGATCCCGGGCTTTGTGCAGCCTTGGGAAGGTGACTACGGCAAGCCGGACCGGATTGTGACTGCCTTTGATATCATGATCGACGGCCCTCTGGGCGGCGCCGCTTTCAACAACGAATTCGGTCGTCCGGCCCTGCTGGGTTACTTCCGCACCTACGAGCAGCAGGTTTGCAGCCACAACGGTGTCGAGGTGCGCGGTTATCACAAGCCTATTATGCTGGCCGGCGGCCTTGGCAACATTCGTGAAGAGCACGTACAGAAAGGAGAGATCTCCTTAGGCGCCAAGCTGATTGTACTGGGTGGCCCGGCGATGAACATTGGCCTTGGCGGCGGCGCGGCTTCCTCCATGGCGTCCGGCCAGTCCAGTGAAGATCTGGACTTTGCCTCGGTGCAGCGGGAAAACCCGGAAATGGAGCGCCGCTGTCAGGAGGTTATCGACCGCTGCTGGCAGATGGGCGATGCCAACCCTATCCAGTTTATTCACGATGTGGGCGCCGGTGGTTTGTCCAACGCCTTCCCTGAGCTGGTAAGCGATGCCGGTCGCGGCGGTAAGTTTGAGCTGCGTAACGTGCCTTCCGATGAGCCAGGCATGAGCCCGCTGGAGATCTGGTGTAACGAATCGCAGGAGCGTTATGTGCTGTCTGTGGCAGCCGAAAACCTGGATACCTTCGCCGCCATTTGTGAGCGCGAGCGTGCGCCATTTGCCGTGGTGGGCGAGGCGGTTGCCGAGCAGCACCTGAGCCTGAGCGACGAGCACTTTGACAACAAGCCTATCGACTTGCCGCTGGAAGTCTTGCTGGGCAAACCACCCAAGATGAGCCGTGATGTAGTGAGTCAAAAGGCGCAGTCTGCGGCGCTGGATGAAGCTTCCATCGATCTCGCACAAGCCGTTAAGCGGGTGCTGACTCTGCCAACCGTTGCCGACAAGAGTTTCTTGATCACCATAGGCGATCGCACGGTAACCGGCTTGGTGAACCGCGATCAGATGGTCGGCCCCTGGCAGGTACCTGTGGCGGATTGCGCCGTTACCGCCGCCTCGTTCGACAGCTATGTGGGCGAAGCCATGTCCATGGGCGAGCGCACTCCGCTGGCCTTGCTGGATTTTGGCGCCTCGGCGCGGATGGCCGTGGCCGAATCCTTGCTGAACATGGCCGGTGCCGATATCGGCTCACTGAAGCGCATTAAGCTGTCGGCCAACTGGATGTCTGCAGCCGGTCACCCAGGTGAAGATGCCGGACTCTATGAGGCGGTCAAGGCGGTGGGCGAAGAGCTGTGTCCCGAGCTTGAACTGACCATTCCCGTGGGCAAAGACTCGATGTCGATGAAGACCGCCTGGGAAGACAAGGGCGAGCAGAAGGCGGTTACCGCCCCTATGTCGCTGATCATCTCTGCCTTCGGTGCGGTGCGCGACATTCGCAATACCGTGACTCCTGAGCTGCGTACCGACAAGGGCGAAACTGTATTGTTGCTGGCCGATCTGGCCAAGGGCAAGACTCGTCTGGGCGGTTCCTGCCTGGCGCAGGTGTTCGGTGAGCTTGGCGATATCGCGCCGGATCTGGATCAGGCAGCCGTATTGAAAGGTTTCTTCGAGGTGACTCAGCAGTTGGTGGCCGAGCGGAGCTTGCTGGCTTACCACGACAAGAGTGACGGCGGTCTGTTCACCACCTTGGTGGAAATGGCCTTCGCCGGTCACACTGGCCTGAATGTGGATATTTCTGCGCTGGCCGGCAGCGCCCTGGCGCGCCTGTTCAACGAAGAGTTGGGCGCCGTGCTGCAGGTGAGCAAAGACCAAGCCGCCGAGATTATCAAGGCTTACACTGATGCCGGTGTGGATTGTCATCCGATAGCAGAGCTGAGCGACGATGGCCGCATCCGTATCCAGGATCAATGTGCTGAAATTTATAGTGCTTCACGTACGGAGCTGCGTAAGCTCTGGTCTGAAACCACCTACAGAATGCAGGCGCTCAGGGACAACCCTGAGTGTGCCCGTGAAGAGTTTGACCTCAAGCTGGATGAAACCGATCCCGGCCTGACGGTTAACTTAAGCTTTGATCCGGCAGAAGATGTTGCTGCTCCTTATATCCTCAAGGGCGCTGCGCCCAAGATGGCGATTTTGCGTGAGCAAGGGGTCAACTCGCATATCGAGATGGCAGCCGCCTTCGAGCGTGCCGGTTTTGAAAGCCGCGATGTGCATATGTCGGATATCCTCAGTGGCCGTATCAGCCTGGAAGAGTTTCAGGGGCTGGTGGCCTGTGGTGGCTTCTCTTACGGTGATGTATTGGGCGCCGGTGAAGGTTGGGCCAAGTCCATCCTGTTCAACAGCCGTGCCCGTGAGGACTTCAGCCGCTTCTTCGAGCGTGCCGACAGCTTTGCTCTGGGTGTTTGTAACGGTTGCCAGATGCTCTCCAACCTCAAGGAGATCATTCCGGGTACCGAGCATTGGCCGCACTTTGTCCGTAACCGCTCTGAACGCTTTGAAGCGCGTTTTAGCCTGGTGGAAGTGCAGCAAAGCCCATCGCTGTTCTTCAGCGGTATGGCCGGCTCCAGAATGCCGATTGCCGTTTCCCACGGGGAAGGGCGTGCCGAGTTTGCTTCAGCTGCCGCCATGGCGGCTGCCGAGCAGAGCGGCACTGTGGCGCTGCGTTATGTCAATGGTAAAGGTGAGGTGGCCAGCTTGTATCCACAGAACCCCAACGGCTCGCCCAACGGCTTGTCCGGGATCTGTAGCCTGGATGGCAAAGTCACCATCATGATGCCTCACCCTGAGCGGGTGTTCCGCACAGTCGCCAACTCCTGGCATCCGGAAAACTGGGGTGAAGACAGCCCTTGGATGAGAATGTTCCGTAACGCCAGAGTGAAGTTGGGATAA
- the cydX gene encoding cytochrome bd-I oxidase subunit CydX gives MWYFTWILGILLACSFGIINALWLENTENMDRDTEEK, from the coding sequence ATGTGGTATTTCACTTGGATACTCGGCATTTTATTGGCTTGTTCCTTCGGTATCATCAATGCTCTCTGGTTGGAAAATACAGAGAACATGGATAGAGACACTGAAGAGAAGTGA
- a CDS encoding cytochrome ubiquinol oxidase subunit I, protein MIVEEVVELSRIQFALTAMYHFLFVPLTLGLAFLLAIMESLYVMTDKQIYKDMTKFWGKLFGINFALGVTTGLAMEFQFGTNWSYYSHYVGDIFGAPLAIEGLMAFFLESTFVGMFFFGWDRFSKRQHLAVTWLVALGSNLSALWILVANGWMQNPVGSVFNYETMRMEMTSFAEVVFNPVAQVKFVHTVASGYVAGAMFVLAISSYYILKKRDLPFARRSFAIAASFGMASILSVIVLGDESGYKVGEAQRVKLAAIEAEWHTEPAPAAFTAIGFPNQETMHTDYAIKIPYAMGIIATRSIDEEVTGIKDLIAEHEVRIRNGMKAYALLEQLRAAKADPAIEEDPAVRAAFEEQKVDLGYGLLLKRYTDKVVDATEEQIKAAARDSIPSVAPLFWSFRIMVGLGFVMLVVFAAAFWQSTRHQIEEKKWVLKAALYSLPLPWIAIECGWFVAEYGRQPWTISEILPTFVSASSLTAADLWFSIISITLFYTVLLVIELFLMFKFARLGPSSLKTGRYHFEKLEA, encoded by the coding sequence ATGATAGTTGAAGAAGTCGTTGAGCTATCGCGCATACAATTCGCGCTGACAGCCATGTATCACTTCTTGTTTGTTCCTTTGACTTTGGGTTTGGCCTTCCTGCTGGCAATCATGGAATCACTCTATGTGATGACAGATAAGCAGATCTACAAGGACATGACTAAATTCTGGGGCAAACTTTTCGGTATTAACTTTGCCCTGGGGGTTACCACAGGTCTGGCAATGGAGTTCCAGTTCGGTACCAACTGGTCCTACTACTCACACTATGTGGGTGACATTTTCGGTGCTCCTCTTGCGATTGAGGGCTTGATGGCCTTCTTCCTGGAATCCACTTTCGTGGGTATGTTCTTCTTCGGTTGGGACAGATTCTCCAAGCGTCAACACTTGGCTGTGACCTGGTTGGTTGCATTGGGAAGTAATTTGTCTGCGCTGTGGATCCTGGTCGCCAACGGCTGGATGCAAAACCCTGTGGGTAGCGTGTTCAACTATGAAACCATGCGTATGGAAATGACCAGCTTCGCGGAAGTGGTATTTAACCCAGTCGCTCAGGTTAAATTTGTTCACACTGTCGCTTCCGGTTATGTGGCCGGTGCCATGTTTGTTTTGGCTATCAGTTCTTACTACATCCTCAAGAAGCGTGACCTGCCATTTGCCCGCCGCTCTTTCGCCATTGCGGCGAGTTTTGGTATGGCCTCTATCCTGTCTGTTATCGTACTGGGTGACGAATCCGGTTATAAAGTTGGTGAAGCTCAGCGGGTGAAACTGGCAGCGATTGAAGCTGAATGGCACACAGAGCCTGCTCCGGCAGCCTTTACTGCGATAGGTTTCCCTAACCAGGAAACCATGCATACCGACTATGCCATCAAGATCCCATATGCCATGGGTATCATAGCTACTCGTTCTATCGATGAAGAAGTGACAGGAATCAAGGATCTGATCGCCGAGCACGAAGTTCGCATCCGCAACGGTATGAAGGCTTATGCCCTGCTTGAGCAGTTGCGTGCCGCCAAGGCTGACCCTGCTATTGAGGAAGATCCTGCGGTTCGCGCGGCTTTCGAAGAGCAGAAAGTTGACCTGGGTTACGGTCTGTTGCTGAAGCGCTACACAGATAAAGTGGTCGATGCCACCGAAGAGCAGATTAAGGCGGCCGCAAGGGATTCTATTCCAAGCGTAGCACCGCTGTTCTGGAGCTTCCGTATCATGGTGGGCCTTGGTTTCGTCATGCTGGTAGTGTTTGCAGCTGCCTTCTGGCAGAGCACCCGTCATCAGATTGAAGAGAAGAAGTGGGTACTCAAAGCTGCGCTCTACAGCTTGCCTCTGCCTTGGATCGCCATCGAGTGTGGTTGGTTTGTGGCCGAGTATGGTCGTCAGCCATGGACTATCTCCGAGATTCTCCCGACCTTTGTGTCTGCTTCCAGCCTGACGGCGGCCGATCTCTGGTTCAGTATCATCAGCATTACTCTGTTCTACACTGTGCTGCTGGTTATCGAGCTCTTCCTGATGTTCAAGTTTGCGCGCCTGGGTCCAAGCAGTCTCAAGACCGGCCGTTATCACTTTGAAAAACTAGAAGCCTGA